A genomic region of Pogoniulus pusillus isolate bPogPus1 chromosome 35, bPogPus1.pri, whole genome shotgun sequence contains the following coding sequences:
- the PTPA gene encoding serine/threonine-protein phosphatase 2A activator isoform X1, whose protein sequence is MRLLPQLPSPGAAREPPLSSALTRSSRRRCAPRPCMSRGGCAPHRDGGAGHDGGRKGPGRQRQEWWSRAACPVQRWPPAASACPEVKGTSEEEAPPLQQSFMIPRKEINVVSDMAKWKRSQAYADYMGFILTLNEGVRGKKLTCQYKVSEAVEKLLAVLDTLDRWIEETPPVDQPSRFGNKAFRTWYARLDQEAEKLVATVLPRQLAAAAPEVAVYLKESVGNSTRIDYGTGHEAAFAAFLCCLCKLGVLRVDDQLGIVFRVFNRYLEVMRKLQKTYRMEPAGSQGVWGLDDFQFLPFIWGSSQLIDHPSLEPRHFVDEKVVNENHKDFMFLECILFITEAPGSAFPPCSPSQAPGSAFTPCSSPWRWRLLELSIAAASLGAAWRLAALGAGLPGLPRAPCLLARHRHAGTAALL, encoded by the exons ATGCGgctcctccctcagctgccttctcctggAGCTGCCAGGGAGCCTCCTCTCTCGTCCGCGCTCACCCGTTCCTCGCGTCGCCGCTGCGCCCCGCGTCCCTGCATGAGCCGAGGAGGCTGCGCCCCGCACAGGGATGGCGGCGCGGGCCACGACGGTGGCCGGAAGGGTCCAGGCCGTCAGCGCCAGGAGTGGTGGAGCCGGGCGGCCTGCCCCGTTCAAAGATGGCCGCCGGCAGCTTCGGCGTGTCCGGAGGTGAAAG GCACCTCCGAGGAGGAggctcctcccctccagcagagctTCATGATCCCCAGGAAGGAGATCAATGTGGTGTCCGACATGGCCAAGTGGAAGCGCTCTCAG GCGTACGCAGACTACATGGGCTTCATCCTCACGCTGAACGAGGGCGTCAGGGGCAAGAAGCTCACCTGCCAGTACAAAGTGTCCGAG GccgtggagaagctgctggcagtgctggacacCCTGGACAGGTGGATCGAGGAGACCCCCCCCGTGGACCAGCCCTCGCGCTTCGGGAACAAGGCCTTCAGGACCTGGTATGCCAGGCTGGACcag gaagcagagaagctggTGGCTACAgtgctccccaggcagctggctgcagctgccccagaGGTGGCTGTGTACCTGAAGGAGTCGGTGGGCAACTCGACCCGCATCGACTATGGCACAG GGCATGAAGCTGCCTTCGCAGCcttcctgtgctgcctgtgcaagctgggggtgctgcgTGTGGACGACCAACTGGGCATCGTCTTCAGGGTCTTCAACAG GTACCTCGAAGTGATGCGAAAGCTTCAGAAGACCTACAGGATGgagcctgctggcagccagggtgTGTGGGGCCTGGATGACTTCCAGTTCCTGCCTTTCatctggggcagctcccagctgataG ACCATCCAAGCCTGGAGCCTCGGCACTTCGTTGACGAGAAGGTGGTGAATGAAAACCACAAGGACTTCATGTTCCTAGAGTGCATCCTCTTCATCACAGAG GCTCCGGGAAGTGCTTTCCCTCCTTGCTCCCCATCGCAGGCTCCGGGAAGTGCTTTCACTCCTTGCTCCTCACCTTGGCGATGGAGATTGCTGGAGCTGAGCATTGCTGCTGCGTCCCTCGGCGCCGCCTGGCGGCTGGCAGCGCTGGGtgcagggctgccagggctgcccagggcacctTGTTTGCTCGCTCGCCATCGGCACGCAGGCACCGCTGCCCTCTTGTAA
- the PTPA gene encoding serine/threonine-protein phosphatase 2A activator isoform X3 has translation MAESERRAGTSEEEAPPLQQSFMIPRKEINVVSDMAKWKRSQAYADYMGFILTLNEGVRGKKLTCQYKVSEAVEKLLAVLDTLDRWIEETPPVDQPSRFGNKAFRTWYARLDQEAEKLVATVLPRQLAAAAPEVAVYLKESVGNSTRIDYGTGHEAAFAAFLCCLCKLGVLRVDDQLGIVFRVFNRYLEVMRKLQKTYRMEPAGSQGVWGLDDFQFLPFIWGSSQLIDHPSLEPRHFVDEKVVNENHKDFMFLECILFITEAPGSAFPPCSPSQAPGSAFTPCSSPWRWRLLELSIAAASLGAAWRLAALGAGLPGLPRAPCLLARHRHAGTAALL, from the exons ATGGCAGAAAGCGAGCGACGGGCAG GCACCTCCGAGGAGGAggctcctcccctccagcagagctTCATGATCCCCAGGAAGGAGATCAATGTGGTGTCCGACATGGCCAAGTGGAAGCGCTCTCAG GCGTACGCAGACTACATGGGCTTCATCCTCACGCTGAACGAGGGCGTCAGGGGCAAGAAGCTCACCTGCCAGTACAAAGTGTCCGAG GccgtggagaagctgctggcagtgctggacacCCTGGACAGGTGGATCGAGGAGACCCCCCCCGTGGACCAGCCCTCGCGCTTCGGGAACAAGGCCTTCAGGACCTGGTATGCCAGGCTGGACcag gaagcagagaagctggTGGCTACAgtgctccccaggcagctggctgcagctgccccagaGGTGGCTGTGTACCTGAAGGAGTCGGTGGGCAACTCGACCCGCATCGACTATGGCACAG GGCATGAAGCTGCCTTCGCAGCcttcctgtgctgcctgtgcaagctgggggtgctgcgTGTGGACGACCAACTGGGCATCGTCTTCAGGGTCTTCAACAG GTACCTCGAAGTGATGCGAAAGCTTCAGAAGACCTACAGGATGgagcctgctggcagccagggtgTGTGGGGCCTGGATGACTTCCAGTTCCTGCCTTTCatctggggcagctcccagctgataG ACCATCCAAGCCTGGAGCCTCGGCACTTCGTTGACGAGAAGGTGGTGAATGAAAACCACAAGGACTTCATGTTCCTAGAGTGCATCCTCTTCATCACAGAG GCTCCGGGAAGTGCTTTCCCTCCTTGCTCCCCATCGCAGGCTCCGGGAAGTGCTTTCACTCCTTGCTCCTCACCTTGGCGATGGAGATTGCTGGAGCTGAGCATTGCTGCTGCGTCCCTCGGCGCCGCCTGGCGGCTGGCAGCGCTGGGtgcagggctgccagggctgcccagggcacctTGTTTGCTCGCTCGCCATCGGCACGCAGGCACCGCTGCCCTCTTGTAA
- the PTPA gene encoding serine/threonine-protein phosphatase 2A activator isoform X5, translating into MIPRKEINVVSDMAKWKRSQAYADYMGFILTLNEGVRGKKLTCQYKVSEAVEKLLAVLDTLDRWIEETPPVDQPSRFGNKAFRTWYARLDQEAEKLVATVLPRQLAAAAPEVAVYLKESVGNSTRIDYGTGHEAAFAAFLCCLCKLGVLRVDDQLGIVFRVFNRYLEVMRKLQKTYRMEPAGSQGVWGLDDFQFLPFIWGSSQLIDHPSLEPRHFVDEKVVNENHKDFMFLECILFITEAPGSAFPPCSPSQAPGSAFTPCSSPWRWRLLELSIAAASLGAAWRLAALGAGLPGLPRAPCLLARHRHAGTAALL; encoded by the exons ATGATCCCCAGGAAGGAGATCAATGTGGTGTCCGACATGGCCAAGTGGAAGCGCTCTCAG GCGTACGCAGACTACATGGGCTTCATCCTCACGCTGAACGAGGGCGTCAGGGGCAAGAAGCTCACCTGCCAGTACAAAGTGTCCGAG GccgtggagaagctgctggcagtgctggacacCCTGGACAGGTGGATCGAGGAGACCCCCCCCGTGGACCAGCCCTCGCGCTTCGGGAACAAGGCCTTCAGGACCTGGTATGCCAGGCTGGACcag gaagcagagaagctggTGGCTACAgtgctccccaggcagctggctgcagctgccccagaGGTGGCTGTGTACCTGAAGGAGTCGGTGGGCAACTCGACCCGCATCGACTATGGCACAG GGCATGAAGCTGCCTTCGCAGCcttcctgtgctgcctgtgcaagctgggggtgctgcgTGTGGACGACCAACTGGGCATCGTCTTCAGGGTCTTCAACAG GTACCTCGAAGTGATGCGAAAGCTTCAGAAGACCTACAGGATGgagcctgctggcagccagggtgTGTGGGGCCTGGATGACTTCCAGTTCCTGCCTTTCatctggggcagctcccagctgataG ACCATCCAAGCCTGGAGCCTCGGCACTTCGTTGACGAGAAGGTGGTGAATGAAAACCACAAGGACTTCATGTTCCTAGAGTGCATCCTCTTCATCACAGAG GCTCCGGGAAGTGCTTTCCCTCCTTGCTCCCCATCGCAGGCTCCGGGAAGTGCTTTCACTCCTTGCTCCTCACCTTGGCGATGGAGATTGCTGGAGCTGAGCATTGCTGCTGCGTCCCTCGGCGCCGCCTGGCGGCTGGCAGCGCTGGGtgcagggctgccagggctgcccagggcacctTGTTTGCTCGCTCGCCATCGGCACGCAGGCACCGCTGCCCTCTTGTAA
- the CRAT gene encoding carnitine O-acetyltransferase isoform X2 has protein sequence MIASVARAVARPRGLLKPWGRLPGRLQLHQVALPTLPVPPLQQTLDRYLLALEPIVSREELSHTQQLVAEFRRPGGVGERLQKGLERRAKKTENWLSDWWLKTAYLEYRLPVVVHSSPGVVLPKQDFLDRQGQLRFAAKLIEGILDFKSMIDNETLPVEYMGGKPLCMNQYYQILSSCRIPGPKRDSIVNYAQGKRQSRHIAVVHNFQFFELDVYNSDGSPLSTEQLFIQLEKIWNTSLQTNKEPIGILTTNHRNSWAKAYNNLLKDRTNKESVRAIESSICTVCLDAPMPRVSHDVYSSRVAAQMLHGGGSHLNSGNRWFDKTLQFIVAEDGSCGLVYEHAPSEGPPIVALLDHVVEFTKKPEQERSALSPLPMPRKLRFNITPEIKKDIEQAKQNLNILVEDLDVKVMVFHHFGKAFPKSEKISPDAFIQLALQLAYYRMYGHSCATYESASLRRFRLGRTDTIRSASAASLRFVQAMDSPGQPNSGSSLCPQEQEKTELLRRAAQAHREYTDMAIQGNAIDRHLLGLKLQAIEDLVSMPELFMDTAYAVAMHFNLSTSQVPARTDCVMCFGPVVPDGYGVCYNPMEHHINFAISAFNSCADTNAARMAHYLEQALLDMRALLQATPRSKL, from the exons ATGATAGCCTCGGTGGCgagggctgtg gCCAGGCCGCGGGGGCTGCtgaagccctggggcaggctgcccggcaggctgcagctgcaccaggtggcactgcccaccctgcccgTGCCGCCGCTGCAGCAGACCCTGGACCGCTACCTGCTGGCCCTGGAGCCCATCGTCAGCCGCGAGGAGCTGAGCCACAcgcagcagctggtggcagaGTTCCGCAGGCCGGGGGGCGTCGGGGAGAGGCTGCAaaagggcctggagaggagagccaAGAAAACGGAGAACTGG ctctcagACTGGTGGCTGAAGACAGCTTACCTGGAGTACCGCCTGCCAGTCGTGGTCCACTCCAGCCCGGGCGTGGTTTTACCCAAGCAGGACTTTCTGGATCGCCAAGGCCAGCTCAG GTTTGCTGCCAAGCTGATCGAGGGCATCCTGGATTTCAAGTCCATGATTGACAA TGAGACCCTGCCAGTGGAGTACATGGGGGGGAAGCCTCTCTGCATGAACCAGTACTACCAGATCCTCTCCTCCTGCCGCATCCCCGGGCCCAAGCGGGACTCCATCGTCAACTACGCCCAGGGCAAGAGGCAGTCCAGGCACATCGCAGTGGTGCACAACTTCCAG TTCTTTGAGCTGGATGTCTACAACAGTGATGGAAGTCCCCTTAGCACTGAGCAGCTCTTCATTCAGCTGGAGAAgatctggaacacctctctgcAGACAAACAAGGAGCCCATCGGGATCCTCACCACCAACCACCGCAACAGCTGGGCAAAAGCCTACAACAACCTCCTGAAAG ACAGGACCAACAAGGAGTCGGTGCGAGCCATCGAGAGCAGCATCTGCACCGTGTGCCTGGACGCGCCCATGCCGCGGGTCTCCCACGACGTGTACAGCAGCCGCGTGGCCGCGCAGATGCTGCACGGGGGGGGCAGCCACCTCAATAGCGGCAACAGATGGTTTGACAAGACCCTGCAG TTCATCGTTGCTGAGGATGGCTCCTGCGGGCTGGTCTACGAGCATGCCCCCTCCGAGGGGCCCCCCATTGTGGCTCTGCTGGATCATGTCGTGGAGTTCAC GAAGAAGCCCGAGCAGgagaggtcagccctgagccctcTGCCGATGCCCAGGAAGCTGCGGTTCAACATCACCCCAGAAATCAAGAAGGACATCGAGCAGGCCAAGCAGAACCTCAACAT TCTGGTAGAAGACCTGGATGTGAAGGTCATGGTCTTCCACCACTTCGGGAAGGCCTTCCCCAAGTCAGAGAAGATAAGTCCTGATGCCTTCAtccagctggctctgcagctggccTACTACAG GATGTATGGGCACTCCTGTGCCACCTACGAGAGTGCCTCGCTGCGGAGGTTCCGCCTGGGCCGCACCGACACTATCCGCTCGGCCTCCGCCGCCTCGCTGCGCTTCGTGCAGGCCATggacagccctgggcagccg aactcaggcagctccctgtgtccccaggagcaggagaagacagAGCTGCTGCGGAGAGCTGCCCAGGCCCACAGGGAGTACACGGACATG GCCATACAGGGCAACGCCATCGACCGGCACCTGCTAGGGCTGAAGCTGCAGGCGATCGAGGACCTGGTGAGCATGCCTGAGCTCTTCATGGACACCGCCTACGCCGTGGCCATGCACTTCAACCTCTCCACCAGCCag GTGCCAGCAAGGACAGACTGTGTGATGTGCTTCGGGCCGGTGGTCCCCGATGGCTACGGGGTCTGCTACAACCCCATGGAGCACCACATCAACTTTGCCATCTCCGCCTTCAACAGCTGCGCCGACACCAACGCCGCCCGCATGGCTCActacctggagcaggctctgctggacatgagggccctgctgcaggccaccCCCAGGTCCAAACTCTAA
- the CRAT gene encoding carnitine O-acetyltransferase isoform X4: MIASVARAVARPRGLLKPWGRLPGRLQLHQVALPTLPVPPLQQTLDRYLLALEPIVSREELSHTQQLVAEFRRPGGVGERLQKGLERRAKKTENWLSDWWLKTAYLEYRLPVVVHSSPGVVLPKQDFLDRQGQLRFAAKLIEGILDFKSMIDNETLPVEYMGGKPLCMNQYYQILSSCRIPGPKRDSIVNYAQGKRQSRHIAVVHNFQFFELDVYNSDGSPLSTEQLFIQLEKIWNTSLQTNKEPIGILTTNHRNSWAKAYNNLLKDRTNKESVRAIESSICTVCLDAPMPRVSHDVYSSRVAAQMLHGGGSHLNSGNRWFDKTLQFIVAEDGSCGLVYEHAPSEGPPIVALLDHVVEFTKKPEQERSALSPLPMPRKLRFNITPEIKKDIEQAKQNLNILVEDLDVKVMVFHHFGKAFPKSEKISPDAFIQLALQLAYYRMYGHSCATYESASLRRFRLGRTDTIRSASAASLRFVQAMDSPGQPEQEKTELLRRAAQAHREYTDMAIQGNAIDRHLLGLKLQAIEDLVSMPELFMDTAYAVAMHFNLSTSQVPARTDCVMCFGPVVPDGYGVCYNPMEHHINFAISAFNSCADTNAARMAHYLEQALLDMRALLQATPRSKL, translated from the exons ATGATAGCCTCGGTGGCgagggctgtg gCCAGGCCGCGGGGGCTGCtgaagccctggggcaggctgcccggcaggctgcagctgcaccaggtggcactgcccaccctgcccgTGCCGCCGCTGCAGCAGACCCTGGACCGCTACCTGCTGGCCCTGGAGCCCATCGTCAGCCGCGAGGAGCTGAGCCACAcgcagcagctggtggcagaGTTCCGCAGGCCGGGGGGCGTCGGGGAGAGGCTGCAaaagggcctggagaggagagccaAGAAAACGGAGAACTGG ctctcagACTGGTGGCTGAAGACAGCTTACCTGGAGTACCGCCTGCCAGTCGTGGTCCACTCCAGCCCGGGCGTGGTTTTACCCAAGCAGGACTTTCTGGATCGCCAAGGCCAGCTCAG GTTTGCTGCCAAGCTGATCGAGGGCATCCTGGATTTCAAGTCCATGATTGACAA TGAGACCCTGCCAGTGGAGTACATGGGGGGGAAGCCTCTCTGCATGAACCAGTACTACCAGATCCTCTCCTCCTGCCGCATCCCCGGGCCCAAGCGGGACTCCATCGTCAACTACGCCCAGGGCAAGAGGCAGTCCAGGCACATCGCAGTGGTGCACAACTTCCAG TTCTTTGAGCTGGATGTCTACAACAGTGATGGAAGTCCCCTTAGCACTGAGCAGCTCTTCATTCAGCTGGAGAAgatctggaacacctctctgcAGACAAACAAGGAGCCCATCGGGATCCTCACCACCAACCACCGCAACAGCTGGGCAAAAGCCTACAACAACCTCCTGAAAG ACAGGACCAACAAGGAGTCGGTGCGAGCCATCGAGAGCAGCATCTGCACCGTGTGCCTGGACGCGCCCATGCCGCGGGTCTCCCACGACGTGTACAGCAGCCGCGTGGCCGCGCAGATGCTGCACGGGGGGGGCAGCCACCTCAATAGCGGCAACAGATGGTTTGACAAGACCCTGCAG TTCATCGTTGCTGAGGATGGCTCCTGCGGGCTGGTCTACGAGCATGCCCCCTCCGAGGGGCCCCCCATTGTGGCTCTGCTGGATCATGTCGTGGAGTTCAC GAAGAAGCCCGAGCAGgagaggtcagccctgagccctcTGCCGATGCCCAGGAAGCTGCGGTTCAACATCACCCCAGAAATCAAGAAGGACATCGAGCAGGCCAAGCAGAACCTCAACAT TCTGGTAGAAGACCTGGATGTGAAGGTCATGGTCTTCCACCACTTCGGGAAGGCCTTCCCCAAGTCAGAGAAGATAAGTCCTGATGCCTTCAtccagctggctctgcagctggccTACTACAG GATGTATGGGCACTCCTGTGCCACCTACGAGAGTGCCTCGCTGCGGAGGTTCCGCCTGGGCCGCACCGACACTATCCGCTCGGCCTCCGCCGCCTCGCTGCGCTTCGTGCAGGCCATggacagccctgggcagccg gagcaggagaagacagAGCTGCTGCGGAGAGCTGCCCAGGCCCACAGGGAGTACACGGACATG GCCATACAGGGCAACGCCATCGACCGGCACCTGCTAGGGCTGAAGCTGCAGGCGATCGAGGACCTGGTGAGCATGCCTGAGCTCTTCATGGACACCGCCTACGCCGTGGCCATGCACTTCAACCTCTCCACCAGCCag GTGCCAGCAAGGACAGACTGTGTGATGTGCTTCGGGCCGGTGGTCCCCGATGGCTACGGGGTCTGCTACAACCCCATGGAGCACCACATCAACTTTGCCATCTCCGCCTTCAACAGCTGCGCCGACACCAACGCCGCCCGCATGGCTCActacctggagcaggctctgctggacatgagggccctgctgcaggccaccCCCAGGTCCAAACTCTAA
- the CRAT gene encoding carnitine O-acetyltransferase isoform X3 gives MHRRQKQAEQARPRGLLKPWGRLPGRLQLHQVALPTLPVPPLQQTLDRYLLALEPIVSREELSHTQQLVAEFRRPGGVGERLQKGLERRAKKTENWLSDWWLKTAYLEYRLPVVVHSSPGVVLPKQDFLDRQGQLRFAAKLIEGILDFKSMIDNETLPVEYMGGKPLCMNQYYQILSSCRIPGPKRDSIVNYAQGKRQSRHIAVVHNFQFFELDVYNSDGSPLSTEQLFIQLEKIWNTSLQTNKEPIGILTTNHRNSWAKAYNNLLKDRTNKESVRAIESSICTVCLDAPMPRVSHDVYSSRVAAQMLHGGGSHLNSGNRWFDKTLQFIVAEDGSCGLVYEHAPSEGPPIVALLDHVVEFTKKPEQERSALSPLPMPRKLRFNITPEIKKDIEQAKQNLNILVEDLDVKVMVFHHFGKAFPKSEKISPDAFIQLALQLAYYRMYGHSCATYESASLRRFRLGRTDTIRSASAASLRFVQAMDSPGQPEQEKTELLRRAAQAHREYTDMAIQGNAIDRHLLGLKLQAIEDLVSMPELFMDTAYAVAMHFNLSTSQVPARTDCVMCFGPVVPDGYGVCYNPMEHHINFAISAFNSCADTNAARMAHYLEQALLDMRALLQATPRSKL, from the exons ATGCATAGGAGGCAGAAGCAAGCAGAGCAG gCCAGGCCGCGGGGGCTGCtgaagccctggggcaggctgcccggcaggctgcagctgcaccaggtggcactgcccaccctgcccgTGCCGCCGCTGCAGCAGACCCTGGACCGCTACCTGCTGGCCCTGGAGCCCATCGTCAGCCGCGAGGAGCTGAGCCACAcgcagcagctggtggcagaGTTCCGCAGGCCGGGGGGCGTCGGGGAGAGGCTGCAaaagggcctggagaggagagccaAGAAAACGGAGAACTGG ctctcagACTGGTGGCTGAAGACAGCTTACCTGGAGTACCGCCTGCCAGTCGTGGTCCACTCCAGCCCGGGCGTGGTTTTACCCAAGCAGGACTTTCTGGATCGCCAAGGCCAGCTCAG GTTTGCTGCCAAGCTGATCGAGGGCATCCTGGATTTCAAGTCCATGATTGACAA TGAGACCCTGCCAGTGGAGTACATGGGGGGGAAGCCTCTCTGCATGAACCAGTACTACCAGATCCTCTCCTCCTGCCGCATCCCCGGGCCCAAGCGGGACTCCATCGTCAACTACGCCCAGGGCAAGAGGCAGTCCAGGCACATCGCAGTGGTGCACAACTTCCAG TTCTTTGAGCTGGATGTCTACAACAGTGATGGAAGTCCCCTTAGCACTGAGCAGCTCTTCATTCAGCTGGAGAAgatctggaacacctctctgcAGACAAACAAGGAGCCCATCGGGATCCTCACCACCAACCACCGCAACAGCTGGGCAAAAGCCTACAACAACCTCCTGAAAG ACAGGACCAACAAGGAGTCGGTGCGAGCCATCGAGAGCAGCATCTGCACCGTGTGCCTGGACGCGCCCATGCCGCGGGTCTCCCACGACGTGTACAGCAGCCGCGTGGCCGCGCAGATGCTGCACGGGGGGGGCAGCCACCTCAATAGCGGCAACAGATGGTTTGACAAGACCCTGCAG TTCATCGTTGCTGAGGATGGCTCCTGCGGGCTGGTCTACGAGCATGCCCCCTCCGAGGGGCCCCCCATTGTGGCTCTGCTGGATCATGTCGTGGAGTTCAC GAAGAAGCCCGAGCAGgagaggtcagccctgagccctcTGCCGATGCCCAGGAAGCTGCGGTTCAACATCACCCCAGAAATCAAGAAGGACATCGAGCAGGCCAAGCAGAACCTCAACAT TCTGGTAGAAGACCTGGATGTGAAGGTCATGGTCTTCCACCACTTCGGGAAGGCCTTCCCCAAGTCAGAGAAGATAAGTCCTGATGCCTTCAtccagctggctctgcagctggccTACTACAG GATGTATGGGCACTCCTGTGCCACCTACGAGAGTGCCTCGCTGCGGAGGTTCCGCCTGGGCCGCACCGACACTATCCGCTCGGCCTCCGCCGCCTCGCTGCGCTTCGTGCAGGCCATggacagccctgggcagccg gagcaggagaagacagAGCTGCTGCGGAGAGCTGCCCAGGCCCACAGGGAGTACACGGACATG GCCATACAGGGCAACGCCATCGACCGGCACCTGCTAGGGCTGAAGCTGCAGGCGATCGAGGACCTGGTGAGCATGCCTGAGCTCTTCATGGACACCGCCTACGCCGTGGCCATGCACTTCAACCTCTCCACCAGCCag GTGCCAGCAAGGACAGACTGTGTGATGTGCTTCGGGCCGGTGGTCCCCGATGGCTACGGGGTCTGCTACAACCCCATGGAGCACCACATCAACTTTGCCATCTCCGCCTTCAACAGCTGCGCCGACACCAACGCCGCCCGCATGGCTCActacctggagcaggctctgctggacatgagggccctgctgcaggccaccCCCAGGTCCAAACTCTAA
- the CRAT gene encoding carnitine O-acetyltransferase isoform X1 — protein sequence MHRRQKQAEQARPRGLLKPWGRLPGRLQLHQVALPTLPVPPLQQTLDRYLLALEPIVSREELSHTQQLVAEFRRPGGVGERLQKGLERRAKKTENWLSDWWLKTAYLEYRLPVVVHSSPGVVLPKQDFLDRQGQLRFAAKLIEGILDFKSMIDNETLPVEYMGGKPLCMNQYYQILSSCRIPGPKRDSIVNYAQGKRQSRHIAVVHNFQFFELDVYNSDGSPLSTEQLFIQLEKIWNTSLQTNKEPIGILTTNHRNSWAKAYNNLLKDRTNKESVRAIESSICTVCLDAPMPRVSHDVYSSRVAAQMLHGGGSHLNSGNRWFDKTLQFIVAEDGSCGLVYEHAPSEGPPIVALLDHVVEFTKKPEQERSALSPLPMPRKLRFNITPEIKKDIEQAKQNLNILVEDLDVKVMVFHHFGKAFPKSEKISPDAFIQLALQLAYYRMYGHSCATYESASLRRFRLGRTDTIRSASAASLRFVQAMDSPGQPNSGSSLCPQEQEKTELLRRAAQAHREYTDMAIQGNAIDRHLLGLKLQAIEDLVSMPELFMDTAYAVAMHFNLSTSQVPARTDCVMCFGPVVPDGYGVCYNPMEHHINFAISAFNSCADTNAARMAHYLEQALLDMRALLQATPRSKL from the exons ATGCATAGGAGGCAGAAGCAAGCAGAGCAG gCCAGGCCGCGGGGGCTGCtgaagccctggggcaggctgcccggcaggctgcagctgcaccaggtggcactgcccaccctgcccgTGCCGCCGCTGCAGCAGACCCTGGACCGCTACCTGCTGGCCCTGGAGCCCATCGTCAGCCGCGAGGAGCTGAGCCACAcgcagcagctggtggcagaGTTCCGCAGGCCGGGGGGCGTCGGGGAGAGGCTGCAaaagggcctggagaggagagccaAGAAAACGGAGAACTGG ctctcagACTGGTGGCTGAAGACAGCTTACCTGGAGTACCGCCTGCCAGTCGTGGTCCACTCCAGCCCGGGCGTGGTTTTACCCAAGCAGGACTTTCTGGATCGCCAAGGCCAGCTCAG GTTTGCTGCCAAGCTGATCGAGGGCATCCTGGATTTCAAGTCCATGATTGACAA TGAGACCCTGCCAGTGGAGTACATGGGGGGGAAGCCTCTCTGCATGAACCAGTACTACCAGATCCTCTCCTCCTGCCGCATCCCCGGGCCCAAGCGGGACTCCATCGTCAACTACGCCCAGGGCAAGAGGCAGTCCAGGCACATCGCAGTGGTGCACAACTTCCAG TTCTTTGAGCTGGATGTCTACAACAGTGATGGAAGTCCCCTTAGCACTGAGCAGCTCTTCATTCAGCTGGAGAAgatctggaacacctctctgcAGACAAACAAGGAGCCCATCGGGATCCTCACCACCAACCACCGCAACAGCTGGGCAAAAGCCTACAACAACCTCCTGAAAG ACAGGACCAACAAGGAGTCGGTGCGAGCCATCGAGAGCAGCATCTGCACCGTGTGCCTGGACGCGCCCATGCCGCGGGTCTCCCACGACGTGTACAGCAGCCGCGTGGCCGCGCAGATGCTGCACGGGGGGGGCAGCCACCTCAATAGCGGCAACAGATGGTTTGACAAGACCCTGCAG TTCATCGTTGCTGAGGATGGCTCCTGCGGGCTGGTCTACGAGCATGCCCCCTCCGAGGGGCCCCCCATTGTGGCTCTGCTGGATCATGTCGTGGAGTTCAC GAAGAAGCCCGAGCAGgagaggtcagccctgagccctcTGCCGATGCCCAGGAAGCTGCGGTTCAACATCACCCCAGAAATCAAGAAGGACATCGAGCAGGCCAAGCAGAACCTCAACAT TCTGGTAGAAGACCTGGATGTGAAGGTCATGGTCTTCCACCACTTCGGGAAGGCCTTCCCCAAGTCAGAGAAGATAAGTCCTGATGCCTTCAtccagctggctctgcagctggccTACTACAG GATGTATGGGCACTCCTGTGCCACCTACGAGAGTGCCTCGCTGCGGAGGTTCCGCCTGGGCCGCACCGACACTATCCGCTCGGCCTCCGCCGCCTCGCTGCGCTTCGTGCAGGCCATggacagccctgggcagccg aactcaggcagctccctgtgtccccaggagcaggagaagacagAGCTGCTGCGGAGAGCTGCCCAGGCCCACAGGGAGTACACGGACATG GCCATACAGGGCAACGCCATCGACCGGCACCTGCTAGGGCTGAAGCTGCAGGCGATCGAGGACCTGGTGAGCATGCCTGAGCTCTTCATGGACACCGCCTACGCCGTGGCCATGCACTTCAACCTCTCCACCAGCCag GTGCCAGCAAGGACAGACTGTGTGATGTGCTTCGGGCCGGTGGTCCCCGATGGCTACGGGGTCTGCTACAACCCCATGGAGCACCACATCAACTTTGCCATCTCCGCCTTCAACAGCTGCGCCGACACCAACGCCGCCCGCATGGCTCActacctggagcaggctctgctggacatgagggccctgctgcaggccaccCCCAGGTCCAAACTCTAA